From the Sphingomonas suaedae genome, one window contains:
- a CDS encoding GNAT family N-acetyltransferase, protein MTKPMPLADFTRLPPLLSASIGDGLASALDPVADRAAPTHRFLRYGWFAAALHAYGGAARTLTIAREGAPVLALPIVDTGPASLRIAQVPGCYWPFRSFPVAQDAGAEAFELLLDTLGKHCNALRIGPVYDRDPALEGLRAAAATRGWVALDRFVAESFLLDMAALRAEGTWPRNSTLRKNRFHEKHLAEHGEPDWSFVSGADWTARAFDDLAAVERNSWIADRTDGRDAKFTEDGHGAFWRAAAADPVIAAMLWAAVLRIDGQPMAFSFDLNAGALKYAIANSYDPRVGKHSPGKLLYYRNLVRALDDGMTMVDWGAGDSGYKRVIGADAGPTIRDWLFVRPGLPGLAARLLRGRWRASGNAEPKP, encoded by the coding sequence ATGACGAAGCCGATGCCGCTCGCCGACTTCACGCGCCTGCCGCCCTTGCTCAGCGCGAGCATCGGCGACGGGCTGGCGAGCGCGCTCGACCCGGTCGCCGATCGCGCCGCGCCCACGCATCGTTTCCTGCGCTATGGCTGGTTCGCCGCCGCGCTCCACGCCTATGGGGGCGCGGCGCGCACGCTGACAATCGCGCGGGAGGGGGCACCGGTCCTCGCGCTGCCGATCGTCGATACCGGCCCCGCGTCGTTGCGCATCGCCCAGGTTCCCGGCTGCTACTGGCCGTTCCGCAGCTTCCCGGTCGCGCAGGATGCGGGGGCGGAGGCGTTCGAATTGCTGCTCGACACGCTGGGCAAGCATTGCAACGCGCTGCGCATCGGCCCGGTCTATGATCGCGACCCGGCGCTCGAAGGGCTGCGCGCCGCCGCGGCCACGCGCGGCTGGGTCGCGCTCGACCGCTTCGTCGCCGAAAGTTTCCTGCTCGACATGGCCGCGCTGCGTGCCGAAGGCACCTGGCCGCGCAACTCGACGCTCCGCAAGAACCGCTTCCATGAAAAGCATCTCGCCGAGCATGGCGAACCCGACTGGAGCTTCGTGTCGGGCGCCGACTGGACCGCGCGGGCGTTCGACGATCTCGCCGCGGTCGAGCGCAACAGCTGGATCGCCGACCGCACCGACGGCCGCGATGCCAAGTTCACCGAAGACGGCCATGGCGCCTTCTGGCGCGCCGCCGCCGCCGATCCCGTCATCGCCGCGATGCTCTGGGCCGCAGTGCTGCGCATCGACGGCCAGCCCATGGCCTTCTCGTTCGACCTCAATGCGGGGGCGCTCAAATATGCGATCGCCAACAGCTATGACCCGCGCGTCGGCAAGCATTCGCCGGGGAAACTGCTCTACTATCGCAATCTCGTCCGCGCGCTGGACGATGGCATGACGATGGTCGACTGGGGCGCAGGCGACAGCGGCTACAAGCGTGTGATCGGCGCCGATGCCGGTCCCACGATCCGCGACTGGCTGTTCGTCCGCCCCGGCCTCCCGGGCCTCGCCGCGCGCCTCCTGCGCGGTCGCTGGCGCGCAAGCGGCAACGCCGAGCCAAAGCCGTAG